A segment of the Candidatus Neomarinimicrobiota bacterium genome:
CAATCGATCTTCATTTACCCCTATAACAACCGTAAAATCAATTTCATCCTTGGCCGGCACCGTAAGAATAACGTGTCCTGCGCCAGCATCTAAATGAGATTGTAGCTGTTCACGTGTCCTGAACACACCCGTGGCTTCAACGACAACATCTACTCCCAGTTCAGTCCAGGGCAGAGCAGAAGGATCGTGCTCATTAAGCATTTTAATTGAATGATTAGATGTCGTTAAGACCCCGTTCTTGACACTCACAGAATCTTTTAATGGCCCCATGACAGTATCGTATTTCAGTAAATAAGCCAGTACGTCGTCGTTGGCAAGGTCATTAATAGCTACAACATCAATGTCTTTTTGTCTATTTAAGATCCGAAAAACTGTACGGCCAATGCGACCAAAACCATTTATTCCTATTCTCATGCGGCTTCTTCCAAGTCGCAGTACGCTTTCGTGAGCTCAAGAATACGCTGCGAATATCCATAACCGTCATCATACCAGCAAAGAGTCTTCAGCAATTTTCCTGCAGCAATCATTGTTGCCCTGGCATCAAAAATCATCGAATGGCTATCACCCACAACATCGCTGGATACTATGGGGTCATCTGTATAACCGATGATGGCAGATAGGGAATTTTCAGAGACATCTTTCATTACTGCATTCACATCTTCAACGGAGGGTGTTGATTGTAATTGAGTTGTAAGATCTACGCAAGAACCGTCAGGGATGGGGACGTTAAAAGCGATACCTGCAATTTTTCCTTTGAGATGGGGCAATATGGTCTCCACTAATTGGGGGGACCGAGTCTGGTTGGGAATAATATTTTCTACAGCTGAACGGCTGCGGCGCAGATCTGACCGCACACTGTCAGCTAGAGGTTGATCTGACGTATAAGCATGAACGGAGGTCATCATAGCTTTTTCCAGACCGAATTCATTATCTAGGATATTCAACATCAGAGCTAGGACCTGCGTCGTAGATGAAGAAGGGGAAACGATTTTATCATTAATTGAAATATCATTATCATTCAATCCCATGACAACAATACGATCTACAGGATCTTCAGGTGGTTTGGTTACTATAACCCGTTTTGCTCCGGCATCCAGATATTTTTCCAGATCAGTGCGGGGCCAAATACGGCCGGTGCAGTCAATGATGACATCAGCACCAAGGGCATCCCAAGGCAATGAACCGGGTCCTTCCCCGGGTAGTAAGCGAACTTTTTGGTCACCGAAATATATGTAATTATCTTCGAGTACTGTTTCAGTTTCTGTAGGTCCATATACTGTATCATGCCCCAGTAAATAAAAGAGAGCTTCAGGCTCAGCCAAGTCGCTGATACCAACAAAATTGAAACGCGGGTCGTCATAACCGAGGCGCAATAGATTACGACCGATGCGTCCGAAACCAACGATTCCTATATTAACTTTAACTGCCATATCATGCTTTATATTATAAAATATTCAATGCTCAGCCAATCGCCTCTTTACCGGTTTCTCCTGTTCGTATGCGAATACACTCTTCAATGGGCAGGATAAAGATTTTCCCGCGTCCCTTATCACCATCCTTCTTAGCAACTTTTGTTATTGCCTCGACTGTAGACTCTACAAATTCATCGTTTACCGCAATTTCCAATCTGACTTTTTTCAATAGGGTAATTTCATGTGAAATACCACGATATACTTCCTGGACTGGGAACTCTTTCCCCTGCCCTTTGGCATTGGTAACCGTGAACTTGTAGATTTCTCTTTTCAAGAGCTCCTCTTTAATATAAGGAAGCTCCTCCGGCTGGATAATTGCTATAATCAATTTCATAATTTTACTCCTTCAATTTCTTTATTCTACGGTAAAAATCTGAAAGCCAGCATACGATTCCATATCATGCTCACCAATATCTAAACCGAGTATTTCTTCTTCCTCTGATACACGCAATCCGAGAGCAAGTTTTATAACCTGAAAAATGATGTTTGCACTGACAAAACAGAATAGAGCATAAGCTCCAACACCTATCGCCTGGGTGCCTAGCTGGTAATCAGGGCTAAATATGCCAACAGCCAACGTACCCCAGATACCGCAAGCCAAATGAACCGAAATAGCACCAACAGGATCATCGATCTTCATTTTATCTAGCTGTATGACAGCAACCACAACAATGACTCCGGCTATCAAGCCGACTACAACCGCATACATGGGGCTAATGCAGTCCGCCCCGGCTGTAATGCCGACCAGACCCGCCAGTGAACCGTTAAGTATCATGGATAGATCAGGCTTCTTTGAAATAATCCAAGAGGCCCCCATGGCACCAATCACGCCTGCGGCAGCAGCTAACGTCGTGGTAACAAATACGAAGGAAACAGCACCAGGGTCTGCTGAAAGCACCGATCCGCCGTTAAACCCATACCAGCCAAACCACAATAAAAATACTCCTATAGTTGCAAGAGGCATATTGTGACCCATAATAGGTTTAATCACACCATTCTTGGAATATTTTCCCAAGCGCGGTCCCAGTGTATAAGCTCCAACCAGCGCTGCCCATCCACCGACACTGTGGACCAGTGTTGAGCCTGCAAAATCATGGAAGTTTTTATCAGCTAGCCATCCTCCACCCCAGGTCCAAGAACCTACAATCGGATAGATAAGGGCGACATAAACTGTTGAGAATACTAAAAAGCTGCTAAGCTTGATTCTTTCGGCAACCGCCCCTGATACAATCGTCGCTGCCGTAGCAGCAAACATAGCTTGAAAGATAAAGTCTGTCCAATAGGTATATCCGGGGTTATATGCAGGAGTTAAGCCCTCTGCACCTGTACTGATCCCTAAACCGGCAAATCCAAAAAATCCGTTGAACTCCCCCGGATACATAAGGTTGAAGCCGCAAACAGCATAAGTCAATATCCCGATAGCAATAATACTCACATTCTTGAATAGGATATTAACTGTGTTCTTTGCCTGGGTAAGACCGGACTCCAGGGTTGCAAAACCCAAATGCATGATAAACACCAAAAAGGTCGCCACCAGCATCCATGTATTATTTATGGTAAAGACGGCATCTGCAGCTGTAGGTTCACCGTTAGCAAAAAGGGAGGAACCACCCAGCAAGAATACCACTAAGAATATGTTTTTGTTTTTCATGCTCTAATCTCCAATTAAAAGCTAACACCAAAAACAAGAAATGATGTTTGCTGGTCTGGATTAATTATGTACGATGCTGAGAAGTTATCTCTACTGGCAGAGACACCAATACTAACCGGTGCAAATTCGCCATCAGTACTATATGCACCATTACCTAATCCCAATGAAAGCGCACCGTATGTCAATTCAAGGTAGATTGAATTATCGTCATCTCCACTTACATTAGCTGCTGTTAAGACACTGACTGTTCCGACATCCATGCCAGCACTGACCTCAAAGATGTGCTTATCCAAATTGAAAAGAGAATCTGCACCTGCATAAGAAGGAAAGAAATAATCTGTTAACGTCAGACCAACAGGTCCTACAGTTGTTGAGGCATACAGATCGCATTCATTTCCACTGGCATCTAAAGGACCCGGACTTATGGACCAAGATCCCCAAGCACCAATTGACACTGGACCAAGTGAAGTTTCAATAGTGGGCTGAACAGCAGCAGCATTGCCATAATCTGTGCCGCGCCAGATATAACGGCTGACAATGTCAGCCCCGAAACTCACCTGCGCAGCTACCGCTGAAAGGTTCAGCGCTACAACCACTACTGTCGCTGAAAACTGTCTTATTGATCTTGGAACTACCATGTCTTTATTCACTCCTTTTGTTCTTGTATTGTTGATGGTACTTAACTGTATAGCTTCGAGAGCAACCGTAAATTATTAAGCATTATATTAAATATGCAAGAATAATTTAAGTTATAATAAATAAAACTTAAAATATGTGGATCTTTGTGTTGTTGAGTCCGGGGAAGGAGACTTGAGAGCGGCGGCGAAATGGAGTTACAGGAAGACTGGGAAGGGTTTTCCTAAAGTGGCAGCTGGTGGTTACAATTTTTTAGCGGGAATAAGCCTGGTCAGCCTGCCTTATTCGTTAAGGAGAACACCCATCCGGGCCGCAATATGCTGATCATACACCTCTTCAAAATCGATGATATCCAAGGCCAACGGAACGATTTTCATAAAATGGCTTCTCTTGTCTTCCCAATTATTGAGAATCAGATCAGCAGTTACAGAACCGGTATGAAACTTGTGACTGCGGAGAAGCCTTCGCACCAACCCCTCGTCAGCCTGAGAGAGAGACGCCGTTCTAACGAAATCTCTGTTGAGATTCTCGAGTGTGTCTGCAGATGCACGGTACACAAAAGCGACTCCACCTGTCATGCCGGCGCCAAAGTTGCGGCCGAACTCACCCAGCACAATGACAGTCCCCCGGGTCATATATTCACAGCAGTGATTCCCCACTCCTTCAACCACAGCAGCGGCGCCGCTGTTGCGGACGGCGAATCGTTCCCCGCCTCTTCCGGCCACCAGAAGCTTCCCGCCAGTAGCGCCATAGAGCACAACGTTCCCGATAACTGTGTGACTTTTCTTGCGGGCGCGGATTTTCTTCGGCATTCGGATGCTGATGATGCCGCCGCTCATTCCCTTGCCGACGTAGTCATTGGCTACCCCCCGCAGGCGCAGCTCAATCCCGACCGTGAGAAAGGCGCCGAAACCCTGCCCCGCCGCACCACGCAACTGATACTGAATGTTGCCGTGGTAATGACCTCCGCCGTACAGAAATGCCAGCTCTCCCGATAGACGCGTCCCGATAGCCCTATCAGTGTTCCTGATCGTTCTGCGGACAACCACATGCCCGTGCGTCATGATGGCGGGCCGAATCTCCTCCATCACCTCTTCATCAATGTGCGGTTTCTGTCTTACAGCGGCGGGCTTCAGCTTCACACCCGTGTCCACAGGCAGACCTTCAGGCGCGTCCGGATTCAAAATAGCCGTCAGATCAATTCCCTTCTCAGCAATGTACAACTCGAACTGAGAATTCTGCGCAAGGAGGTCTGTCCGCCCAACGATATCCTCCAGCGAATAAAATCCCATCCCGCTCAAAAGATTTCTCACT
Coding sequences within it:
- the amt gene encoding ammonium transporter, coding for MLVATFLVFIMHLGFATLESGLTQAKNTVNILFKNVSIIAIGILTYAVCGFNLMYPGEFNGFFGFAGLGISTGAEGLTPAYNPGYTYWTDFIFQAMFAATAATIVSGAVAERIKLSSFLVFSTVYVALIYPIVGSWTWGGGWLADKNFHDFAGSTLVHSVGGWAALVGAYTLGPRLGKYSKNGVIKPIMGHNMPLATIGVFLLWFGWYGFNGGSVLSADPGAVSFVFVTTTLAAAAGVIGAMGASWIISKKPDLSMILNGSLAGLVGITAGADCISPMYAVVVGLIAGVIVVVAVIQLDKMKIDDPVGAISVHLACGIWGTLAVGIFSPDYQLGTQAIGVGAYALFCFVSANIIFQVIKLALGLRVSEEEEILGLDIGEHDMESYAGFQIFTVE
- a CDS encoding glyceraldehyde 3-phosphate dehydrogenase NAD-binding domain-containing protein translates to MRIGINGFGRIGRTVFRILNRQKDIDVVAINDLANDDVLAYLLKYDTVMGPLKDSVSVKNGVLTTSNHSIKMLNEHDPSALPWTELGVDVVVEATGVFRTREQLQSHLDAGAGHVILTVPAKDEIDFTVVIGVNEDRLTSEHKIISNASCTTNCLAPMAKVLNDAFGIEYGVINTVHAYTNDQ
- a CDS encoding glyceraldehyde 3-phosphate dehydrogenase NAD-binding domain-containing protein, yielding MAVKVNIGIVGFGRIGRNLLRLGYDDPRFNFVGISDLAEPEALFYLLGHDTVYGPTETETVLEDNYIYFGDQKVRLLPGEGPGSLPWDALGADVIIDCTGRIWPRTDLEKYLDAGAKRVIVTKPPEDPVDRIVVMGLNDNDISINDKIVSPSSSTTQVLALMLNILDNEFGLEKAMMTSVHAYTSDQPLADSVRSDLRRSRSAVENIIPNQTRSPQLVETILPHLKGKIAGIAFNVPIPDGSCVDLTTQLQSTPSVEDVNAVMKDVSENSLSAIIGYTDDPIVSSDVVGDSHSMIFDARATMIAAGKLLKTLCWYDDGYGYSQRILELTKAYCDLEEAA
- a CDS encoding P-II family nitrogen regulator, translated to MKLIIAIIQPEELPYIKEELLKREIYKFTVTNAKGQGKEFPVQEVYRGISHEITLLKKVRLEIAVNDEFVESTVEAITKVAKKDGDKGRGKIFILPIEECIRIRTGETGKEAIG